The genome window CCTCACGATTTTGAGTCGCGCGCGTCTGCCATTCCGCCACACCGGCATTTCAAACTATACGACAATTATAGCACATGATTAATAGAAAATCAAGAATAGGGATACCTTTCCAAAAAACCTACGAGAAAGTCTGTACAGTCACCATGTCTCCAATTAGACTTTGTCGATCTTCTGCAGAATTTCCTCTGCCCACTGATGAAACACGGTCAATGCAGCTTCTACGTCTGAAAAACGCTGCTCCGCCTCGCACACATATTCGGGAAAATCGACGATTCGATTTTTACGAATAAGCACGCCTTCCACTTCACATTTGATGTCGAGGAAATAAGGGACAGACTCATCGATGCCATAGCTGTTTTCCAAGAATTCGTATGTACGCACCCATTCCAGGATTCGGACCTCAGAGGGCTTCAACCGCAGTACTTGCTCCAGGGACATAATCGTTTCATTGCCGTAGTAATGCATATCGTTCAACCTTTCTTTCCGATTCACTTTTCACGAACAACAGGCGGAGAGCTTCCCCCGCCCGTTGGCTCACATCGTGCCATTCCCTTAGATAGAAGACAACAACTCTCTCAGCTCTTTGACGATAACCGCCTGATAGCCCGGACCTTCTCCATATTGCTTGAGCATTTCTGCACGAGCCACTTTGATGTTTTCATCATAATCCGGAGCATTGCGATCAGGATTTTGCTGTTTGAAAGCGATCATGACTTCCTGAACGTGCTTCGGACGTGGCCCCCACTTCGCCAGTACGTGTCCGCCTGTGTCAGCAAAAATGACGACAGGAATGGAACGCCCGCCCATTGTGAGATTTTCGTCCATGAATTCCAGATGCTCTTCCATGATCAGGATCTCAGTTGGAATCTCCGTGTCTTTCAGTGCTTCCAGAACAACCGGTATGTTGCGGACCACATCACCGCACCAATCTGCAGCAAGAATCAGGCAGCGCAGGTCATCTCGATTGGCGAGGGATGCAAAAAACTGGCGATCTTCCTCGCTCGGCCACGAAAAGGCTTCTTTCCATCCCAGGAACGCCTCCTGATTTTTCGTCATGCCATCTACAAAAGCCTGTGGTTTGATACCCGTGCGAAACTTGTGGGACACATTGGTCGACATCGCGTTTCCTCCCTCGATTTCTTCTATGTATGTTTGTAAGGTTTCCACATCGTTTGCCATTATCCTGTCTCAAGAAACAGTTTTGACATGCGTTCATACGATGCGAATGGCGGTACAGGATCGTCACCCATTCCTCGCCCTTACTCTTTGGTTTCTTTCTCTTCCTCTTGCTTGGCCAGCTCCATCATTTTTTGCATCAAAATATGCTGCGGCATATGCATGAGCTGTTCGAGTGGTACATTCAGTTTCTCAGCCAGTTTTACAGCTGTCTCGGGCGATATTTGCAATGGGCGCACAAAATCACCCTCCTTTCGTCGTGAAAATGGAAGTCTCTTCAGTATAGTACATGCCAGACGATCTTGCCATAGAAGGCGGTGCCGTAACCAAACCATAAAAAATAATCCCCCTTTTCATGGAAAGAGGGATAATCTGTGGGAAAGTTCGCCAAAAAGTGTCTGGCCAAGCATCATGGCTGGCGCTTGGTTAAAATGCAGGGAACTCCAAAGCCGATCGCACCGGGCTGGGACATTTCTTCGAGATATGCCAATCCCCGGGCACACTGCTGCTTGCACACCTGACAGGTACTAGAAGTCACGATCTTCAAATTCAATTGATTGGGATGTTGACGAGAGTTTTTTTTCTTCTTAATTTTCTTTGCCTTGGCCATCCGTTCTCCTCCCTTAGCCCGAGATCACTCCAGTCTATGAAGGAGAACAACCTATTTCTTTAGGCAAGGGTACAAAACTAGACGTTTGACTTCAAAATGGGCATTGCCAGTTCCCATCGGCTGCTATTTGAATGGTTTGCCTATGAGAATCCGCCAGAGACGCTTCAGAAGCCGCCATGGGCCCACGAGAAAATGTCCAAACAAAAAAACGCTGTGCTTGGGCACAGCGCCTTTCTTCATGCTTACTATGGTTTTTCATTCAAAAGCTTGCGCAATTCAAGCTCGAGAGTCGGCGCATCGATCATGCCGATGATCTTTGCCCTCACGACCCCCTGCGTATCCACCAGATAAGTCGTGGGGAAGGCTTGAATCAAGTAACGATTGGAAACAGTCCCCGCAACATCCATGGGGATGGGAAACGTCAGCTTGTACGCTTGGACGAATGCTGCTGCGGCTTCTGGACTATCACTATTGGTCACATTGACCCCATAGAAGTCTACCTGATCTTTGTACTTCTCGTACAGCCTTTGCAGATCCGGTGCTTCCATGCGGCATGGTCCGCACCAGGAGGCCCAAAAGTTGAGAAGAACAGGCTTCGGTCTTTTTCCTTCAACCTTATACACTTGGTTGTCTAAGCCCGTCAAGGTGAAATGGGGCGCCAGATGGCCTACCACCGGCTTTTGGACCTCTGCTACGACTGCTGCTGATTCTTGGGGCTGCTGCCAAACGGCATAGCCCACACCCACAGTGACCAGCAACGCCAACACCAGTTTGTTCATGTCTTCACCTCTGGTTTGCTCAATCAGAATCCCGTAAAGCCACCGAACAGTTGAATCAGTACACGTGTAATGTCCGTCAATTTATCGGTGTACAAGAGCACCCCGAACAGAATCATGATGCCCCCGCCCACTTTCATAAATTGGTCGGAGTATTTGACGATCGCACTTACTTTACTGATAAAGAACGTCATGACAAAAAACGGAATGGCAAACCCAAGCGTATAGGCCAGGGTGTACGAAAGGGCCCGTGAAGGATCCGTCACACCCATGACAATAATCCCCGAAAGAATCGGTCCCACACATGGCGTCCAGCCAGCAGCATACGTCATGCCTACCAGTATGGACCCAGTATACCCTAATGGGCGGGATTTTAAATCGACTTTAAAAGAACGCATCATCCAATCCATTTTGAAGACTTGTAGCATGACAAGCCCAATGACGACCAGCAAGATGCCGCCAAGCTGGCGAATCAGGTCCTTTTGGTTCACGAATAAGCTGCCAATCCACGAAGTCGACAAGCCTAACGCAATGAAAATAATGGAAAAGCCGATGATGAAAAACAGAGTGTGCATGAGCGCCTGTTTCTGAAAGACGGTCCTCCCTTTTTTCACTTCGTCGACGGTGATCCCTGTTATGTATGATAAAAAGGACGGGTAAAGCGGTAAACAGCAAGGTGAGATAAACGAGAGAAAGCCTGCACCAAAGGCTAACAAAATGGAAAGATTTCCAGTCATACATACCTCCGCGATTGTTTCATCCACTATCTCCCTCATTGTAGCGAAACTTTCCGGTTGTCAAAAGTGGGAAGGACACTTTGACGTAAATCTGTGACAATATTGTTTACGTAATATTTGTTATGTATCATTTTCTTGGCAAATGGAGAAGCTCATCGATAGAACAAAAAAGAGGCGGATCCTACCCGCCTCTTTTTGCTTATTACGTACCCCTGCTTTGCTTGATTACTTTTGAATACTTACCTTGCCGCCATCATGCAAGAGGGTCTGGCCTTTCACAACAATCTGATCGCCTGCAGCGAGGCCTGAAGTGATCTCGATCATGTCGCTGGAGCCAGCGCCAGTTTGAACCTCTACCTGTTTGGCTACGTCGCCTTCCAGTTTGAATACATACTGTTTGCCTTCACGCTCGAATACGGCTTTGCGGGATACCACCAGACTGTCCTTCTGGTCAGAAGAAACATTCGGGAATGTCACATTCACGACCATATCCGATTTCAATTCGTTATCGGCATTCGGAATCGTAATTTCAACAGGATACGCTTTGAGAGCGGAATCCATCACGGGACTGACTGCTGTTACTTTGGCATCGATGGTTTTACCCGTGGATTGTACGTTTACTTTGACAGCTGTTCCGACCTTCACCTTTGTGATATCCGCCTCAGACAGGTTCGCTTTAACCAAGAGTGGATTCGTGTTCACGATCACCACGACTGGCTGTTGCCCTGCCATTTGTCCTACCGCGCCATTCACACTGGAGACGAAACCGCTGATTGGAGCCGTAACGGTTGCATTCGCCAGCGCCTCTCGTGCGTTTTGCAGACTGACAGCGGATTGATTGACGGATGCCTCCGAAACTTGAGTGCCAGTCTTTTGCTGAGCCGCTTGCAGGCTTTGCTGCGCATTCGCATAAGAGGTTTGTGCGTTTGTCAGCTGTGTGTTTGCCTGCTCCAGCTGTTGGGAAGAAATCGCCCCTTGCGCAAACAGCTGCTGCATCCGCTGTTGGTTGATCTTGGCATCTGCCAGCGCTTGTTCAGCCTGTTTCAAACTGTTTTTCGCTTGGACCAGACCTTGGTCCGAACTGCTGTTGGTCTGTCTCAGGTTTGCTTGAGCCACCCGGTACGCTGCCTCTGCTTGCTGAACGCTGTTGCTCAGATCCTGTTCATCGATCTTAAACAGCAGCTGTCCTTTGTTGACATATTGGCCCAGCTTCACAGGAAGTGACGTAATCTTTCCGCTCACTTTGGGGGTGATTTGCACTTCCTCACTCGGTGCCAGTTTGGCAGTCAGCCCGGACTCCGAGGTGACTGCACCGGTCGTGACTTGCTCTACCTGCACGGGTGTAACTGACTCCGTCTTTTCTGTAGGTGTTTCTGCCGCTTGCGGGCTGGAACAACCTGCCACCAAGCTGATGGCGAGCAACGCCAGAATTACGGGTTTATTCACTTTCATCATATATATGTCCCTCCTTATCCCACAAACGTACTACACTTCCAGAGCGGGAGCGTTTTTGGCGTTTTTCTTGGCTTCTCTTTTTGCTTTCCGTTTCGCTTTCCGTTCGCGGCGCTTTTTGCCCATATCATCAAACCACGACGTAACAACTGGTACCAATACAAGCGTAATCAATGTAGCAAAGCTCAGACCGAAGATGACGGTAACGGCCATTGGCGCTTGCGTTTCTGTGCCCGATCCGCCGGAGAATGCGAGCGGACCGATCGCAAGGATTGTGGTCAGCGTGGTCATCAAGATCGGACGCAGACGGATTGGTCCCGCGTGCAAGATTGCATCGCGCAATTCCCAGCCCTGAGCACGCAATTGGTTGACGTAGTCGATCAGTACGATCGCATTGTTCACGACCAGACCGATCAGGAGGATGTAACCGATCAAAACGGATACGCTAATCGGCGTTCCTGTTACGAGCAAGCCAAGCAGTACGCCAGTAACGGTCGGTGGAACCGAGAACATGATGATGAACGGGCTGTACAGCGATTCAAACTGTGCCGCCATAACCATGTAGAGCAATACCACGGAAAGGACAATCGCAAGTGCAAGGCTGCCGAACGATTCGGCCATGTCTTGGCTTTGTCCGCCGAATTCCAGTTTGTAGCCGTCTGGGAGATTCAGCTTATCCACTTTTGCTTGAATATCTTTCGTAACGGAGTTCAAGTCGCGTCCAGCCAAATCGCTCGTAATTTTCACTTCACGCGTCAGGTTGGAGCGATTAATGGTCAACGGAACGTCTACTTTGCTGAGCGTTGCCACAGAAGAAAGCGCTACTTGTGCCCCGCCTGGTGCGGAAATGCGCAAATTGTTCAGGTAGTTGATATCTTCCTGATAATTCTCAGGCAACTGCAGCTTGATGTCAATTTCATCGTCACCTGTGCGATACTTCGTGACGGTCGTACCTTGGAACGAAGTGCGCACAGACGAAAGAATTTGACCAGTAGTCAAGCCGTACAGACTCGCTTTTTCCGCATCTACTTTCACTTCGAATTCTTGTCTGGACTCTTCCAGGCTGGTCGTCACGTTGTTTGTGCCAGGAATGCTTTGTACTTCCCCTTTGATGATGCCGCTGATGTCTTTGAGTACATCGAGGTCATCCCCGCGAACAGTCAGTTCGATCGGTGAACCTGTCGACATACCTTGAGCAGCGCTGACTTTGATTTCAGGGCCAGCAATAGACTTCAGTTTTTCAGTCAAATCGATTACGACATCATCTGAAGAACGCTGCCTTTGGGTAACGTCTACCAGCATCAGCGTGATGGTCGCCTGATTCGAGGACAATGTGCTCGCAAGCGGTGAGCCGTTGCTGCCGATCGAGGTGGCCACAATGTCCTTTTCAGGAACCTGGTTCACGATGTCTTCTACTTGTTTGGTTACTTTTTCCGTTTCGGCTAAGACGGTGCCATTCGGCATCTTGATGGATACCGATACCTGCCCTTGGTCCATGCTCGGAATGAACTCAGCACCGATCATCGGCGTAAGAGCCAGAGAGCCCACCATCATGACAACCGCGGAAATCATGACGGTCTTGCGGTGTCCCAATGACCAGCCCAGCAGTTTTGCATAAGCTTTTTCTACCTTATGGAACCCGATATTAAACCAAACAACCGGGTTGATTCCTCGGTAATCTTTGCGCTCCCCGTGCTCCGGCACTTTTTTCAAGATGCGTGAGCTGAGCATCGGAACGAGCAAGATCGAGAATACCAGTGCAGCGATGTGGGAGAATACGACGGTCAATGCCAGCGGACCAAACAGCTCGGCCGCGATCCCTTCTGTCAGGGCAATCGGCAAGAATACGCAAATTTGCGCCAGGGCTGATGCCATAACGGCAGTCCCTACTTCTTTGGAACCGATCAATGCCGCTTCCATCATTCCTTTTCCTTTTTCGCGCTGACGGAAAATGTTTTCCAGCATAACGACCGCAAAGTCAATCAGTGACCCCAGACCCAGCGTCAAACCGGAAAGCGAGATCAGGTTGATCGTCTGTCCTGTCATGTACATGAGCAGGAAGGTCGCTACGATCGAGACAGGCAACACGATGATCGCGATGATCATGGACTGGAAGCTTCCCAGGAAGAAGAACAGCAGGATGATCCCGACCAGTCCACCAAGCAGAGCATGCTCTGCCGTTGTATAGATGGAGTCCTTGATGTATGTAGACGTATCAAGGGTTGTCGTCACCTGGATGTTCTCTGGCAGATCCTTTTTGATCTTCTCCATCTCTTTTTTCACTTCGTCGGCAACTTCAATGGTGTTGCCTCCGGAAGCTTTCGTAATGGAAATGCCAAGACTCGGTTTTCCATTGACATAGCTAAGCTGCGTGACTTCTTCGGTGGTATCTTTCACTTGGGCAATGTCGCTCAGGCGAATGGAACCGCCATTCCCTACGGCAATCGGAGTCAGAGCGATCTGCTCTACATTCGCAAACTCACCTTGTACGCGGATGTTAAGCTTTCCATCACCCTCTCGCACCGAGCCAGCTGAACCGGACAGGTTGCCGCTGCTCAAGGACTGAGAGATCTGATCGAGCGTCAAACCGTATGCCGACAGCTTTGCCGGGTCGACGATGACGTCGATGATGCGATCTTGACCACCGCTTATCGAAGCGGATGCCACTCCATCGATCCGCTCCAATCGGGATTGGATCAAATCTTCGGCCATGCTTTTCAA of Brevibacillus choshinensis contains these proteins:
- a CDS encoding thioredoxin family protein; this translates as MSTNVSHKFRTGIKPQAFVDGMTKNQEAFLGWKEAFSWPSEEDRQFFASLANRDDLRCLILAADWCGDVVRNIPVVLEALKDTEIPTEILIMEEHLEFMDENLTMGGRSIPVVIFADTGGHVLAKWGPRPKHVQEVMIAFKQQNPDRNAPDYDENIKVARAEMLKQYGEGPGYQAVIVKELRELLSSI
- a CDS encoding YycC family protein — its product is MRPLQISPETAVKLAEKLNVPLEQLMHMPQHILMQKMMELAKQEEEKETKE
- a CDS encoding TlpA family protein disulfide reductase, whose protein sequence is MNKLVLALLVTVGVGYAVWQQPQESAAVVAEVQKPVVGHLAPHFTLTGLDNQVYKVEGKRPKPVLLNFWASWCGPCRMEAPDLQRLYEKYKDQVDFYGVNVTNSDSPEAAAAFVQAYKLTFPIPMDVAGTVSNRYLIQAFPTTYLVDTQGVVRAKIIGMIDAPTLELELRKLLNEKP
- a CDS encoding cytochrome c biogenesis CcdA family protein — protein: MTGNLSILLAFGAGFLSFISPCCLPLYPSFLSYITGITVDEVKKGRTVFQKQALMHTLFFIIGFSIIFIALGLSTSWIGSLFVNQKDLIRQLGGILLVVIGLVMLQVFKMDWMMRSFKVDLKSRPLGYTGSILVGMTYAAGWTPCVGPILSGIIVMGVTDPSRALSYTLAYTLGFAIPFFVMTFFISKVSAIVKYSDQFMKVGGGIMILFGVLLYTDKLTDITRVLIQLFGGFTGF
- a CDS encoding efflux RND transporter periplasmic adaptor subunit, yielding MKVNKPVILALLAISLVAGCSSPQAAETPTEKTESVTPVQVEQVTTGAVTSESGLTAKLAPSEEVQITPKVSGKITSLPVKLGQYVNKGQLLFKIDEQDLSNSVQQAEAAYRVAQANLRQTNSSSDQGLVQAKNSLKQAEQALADAKINQQRMQQLFAQGAISSQQLEQANTQLTNAQTSYANAQQSLQAAQQKTGTQVSEASVNQSAVSLQNAREALANATVTAPISGFVSSVNGAVGQMAGQQPVVVIVNTNPLLVKANLSEADITKVKVGTAVKVNVQSTGKTIDAKVTAVSPVMDSALKAYPVEITIPNADNELKSDMVVNVTFPNVSSDQKDSLVVSRKAVFEREGKQYVFKLEGDVAKQVEVQTGAGSSDMIEITSGLAAGDQIVVKGQTLLHDGGKVSIQK
- a CDS encoding efflux RND transporter permease subunit is translated as MNLSELSIKRPVTMIMLTVAMLIFGFVSLPRLAIDLMPDLNFPVAVVVTSVDGGSPSEVEKLVTKPIENALGTVSDLDSISSVSVEGASQVILMFNWGTDLDQATLDMREKVDQVRGALPDSAHAPRVLRIDPNSQPIIQFAVTGDQDVNKLKSMAEDLIQSRLERIDGVASASISGGQDRIIDVIVDPAKLSAYGLTLDQISQSLSSGNLSGSAGSVREGDGKLNIRVQGEFANVEQIALTPIAVGNGGSIRLSDIAQVKDTTEEVTQLSYVNGKPSLGISITKASGGNTIEVADEVKKEMEKIKKDLPENIQVTTTLDTSTYIKDSIYTTAEHALLGGLVGIILLFFFLGSFQSMIIAIIVLPVSIVATFLLMYMTGQTINLISLSGLTLGLGSLIDFAVVMLENIFRQREKGKGMMEAALIGSKEVGTAVMASALAQICVFLPIALTEGIAAELFGPLALTVVFSHIAALVFSILLVPMLSSRILKKVPEHGERKDYRGINPVVWFNIGFHKVEKAYAKLLGWSLGHRKTVMISAVVMMVGSLALTPMIGAEFIPSMDQGQVSVSIKMPNGTVLAETEKVTKQVEDIVNQVPEKDIVATSIGSNGSPLASTLSSNQATITLMLVDVTQRQRSSDDVVIDLTEKLKSIAGPEIKVSAAQGMSTGSPIELTVRGDDLDVLKDISGIIKGEVQSIPGTNNVTTSLEESRQEFEVKVDAEKASLYGLTTGQILSSVRTSFQGTTVTKYRTGDDEIDIKLQLPENYQEDINYLNNLRISAPGGAQVALSSVATLSKVDVPLTINRSNLTREVKITSDLAGRDLNSVTKDIQAKVDKLNLPDGYKLEFGGQSQDMAESFGSLALAIVLSVVLLYMVMAAQFESLYSPFIIMFSVPPTVTGVLLGLLVTGTPISVSVLIGYILLIGLVVNNAIVLIDYVNQLRAQGWELRDAILHAGPIRLRPILMTTLTTILAIGPLAFSGGSGTETQAPMAVTVIFGLSFATLITLVLVPVVTSWFDDMGKKRRERKAKRKAKREAKKNAKNAPALEV